From a single Cherax quadricarinatus isolate ZL_2023a chromosome 7, ASM3850222v1, whole genome shotgun sequence genomic region:
- the LOC128686946 gene encoding isoamyl acetate-hydrolyzing esterase 1 homolog — protein sequence MAVHKVVKWPKIFLFGDSITQFCFSGEGCWGALLADHFQRRADVVARGFSGYNTRDCRALLPHVVSDLKDVVGATVFLGANDASEMINRQQYVPLQDYVQNLKDIVAHFQKFGVDPIVITPPALDGEAWQRNCAESGRLYTKNEELTAKYAQACSNTANDLKVPCLDLHTAMINQEDWQGLLCDGLHLSRRGSELLASLLVPALEKQLEKRLPSQLLLPLWDELDAEDPSKSFTEWCNNNRIT from the exons ATGGCGGTCCATAAGGTCGTCAAGTGGCCCAAGATATTCCTCTTCGGGGACTCTATTACACAA TTTTGTTTCAGTGGTGAAGGTTGCTGGGGCGCTCTGCTGGCTGATCATTTTCAACG ACGAGCAGATGTGGTGGCACGAGGGTTCTCTGGCTACAACACCCGCGACTGCCGAGCGCTGCTGCCGCATGTCGTGTCAGATCTTAAAGATGTCGTAGGAGCTACAGTTTTCCTTGGAGCTAATGATGCTAGTGAGATGATAAACAGGCAGCAGTATGTACCACTACAGGATTACGTGCAGAATCTCAAAGATATCGTTGCACATTTTCAG AAATTTGGGGTTGATCCCATCgtgataacaccaccagcactcgATGGTGAAGCTTGGCAGAGGAACTGTGCGGAAAGTGGCCGCTTGTACACGAAGAACGAGGAACTCACTGCCAAGTATGCTCAGGCTTGCTCAAACACTGCCAATGACTTGAAGGTCCCGTGCCTTGACCTTCACACAGCGATGATCAATCAG GAGGATTGGCAGGGTCTCCTATGCGATGGTCTCCACCTCTCGCGACGAGGCTCAGAACTGCTGGCATCACTGTTGGTTCCGGCATTGGAGAAGCAACTTGAAAAGCGTCTTCCGTCGCAACTACTGTTACCTTTGTGGGACGAGCTTGATGCCGAAGACCCTTCAAAATCATTTACCGAATGGTGCAACAATAACAGAATAACTTAA